GGCTGGGGTTGAGGATTTTTATCCTGCTCCCATGCCTGCCAGATCATGAAAGACACGAACAACAAAGCGATGACTAAAAGATTGCGTTGCGAATCCATCGTTAGTGTTCTCTGGTATCAAATGGTCCGGGTGGGACGGGGTCGTCACCACCAGGGTGTAAAGGGTGGCATTTTAATACGCGTTTCACCGTCAACCAACTGCCTTTTATCATTCCAAACCTGCGCAATGCCTCAATTCCGTAGCTGGAACAGGTTGGAGTGAAACGACAATGCGGCCCGAGCAGCGGACTGATCAGGCGCTGATAGACCCGAATACAGGCTATCAGGACCCTTGAGCCAGGCGACAATGGCGGCGCCATAGTTTTTCCAACGCTTCCGAGAGAGCACGGTTATCGAGGTCGGCAACCCCTTTTTTAGCCACCACCACGAAATCCATTGAAGGCAGTTCATGTTGACGTAAACGGAAGCTTTCACGCGTCAGACGTTTAATCCGATTGCGTTCATGCGCACGCTTAACGTTTTTCTTGGCGACAGTTAGACCGATGCGGGGATGCCCCAGCGAATTTTGGCGGCCGAGGATGGTGATTTGCGGCGT
Above is a window of Lelliottia jeotgali DNA encoding:
- a CDS encoding ribonuclease P, with amino-acid sequence MLTPTHFTFVFQQPQRAGTPQITILGRQNSLGHPRIGLTVAKKNVKRAHERNRIKRLTRESFRLRQHELPSMDFVVVAKKGVADLDNRALSEALEKLWRRHCRLAQGS